The following DNA comes from Frankia casuarinae.
CGTCGCGGCACTCATCCTGCTGCTGTCCAGGCTGCGAGCCTGGCTCATCCCGCCGACCGACACCGCGCGGGCCGCCGGGGTCGGGCGGGCACTGGGCTCGCGCTGGGCGCCGCCGCTGCTGCTGGTGGCGGCGCTCGCGACGGAACCGGTTCGCAGCACCATCATCTTCGGGCAGGTCAACATCCTGCTGATGCTGGCGGTCTGGCTCGATGCCGGGCCCGGACGGCGGTCCACACCGTTCGCCCGACTGCCACCCGGTGCTCTCACAGGTCTCGCCGCGGCGGTGAAACTGACTCCGTTGATCTTCGTGGCCTACCTGTGGCTGGCCGGCCGGCGCCGGGTGGCGATCGCAGCGGCGGGGACGTTTCTCGCGGCCCATGCCGTGGCGTTCGCGCTGGCACCCGCGGCGTCCCGCGCCTACTGGGGCGGGGTGTTCGCGGATCCGGGCCGGATCGGCTCGGTCACGTACGCCGGCAACCAGTCGCTGTCCGGCGCGATGACCCGGATCTGGGGAGACGGCGCGTCGGTCGTCCAGATCCACCGGCTGGTGGTGGCCGCGGTCGCCGTCGCCGGGCTGGTGCTCGCGGTGCGGCTGCACCGGCGCGGGGAGCCCGTCGCGGGCCTGCTCGCCTGTGCGGTCACCGGACTGCTGGTCTCGCCGATCTCGTGGAGTCACCACTGGGTGTGGGCGGTGCCGACGCTGCTCTGGCTCGCCACCCACGCCACCCACGCCACCCACGCCACCCACGCCACCCACGCCACCCACGGCACCGACGGCACCGACGGCACCGACGGCACCGACGGCCGAGCCTCACGCCGGTACGTCGGAGCGGCGCTCGCCGGCTACGTGTTGTTCGTGGCCTCCCCCGTCTGGTGGATCACGCCACACGACCAGAACTGGCCGCACCGCCGCGACCCGACCATCCTCCTCACGAACGCCTACGTGATCGCCGGTGTCGTACTCCTGGTCACCCTGGCGCGCGTCGCAGGCCGCCGGGACCTGTACCGCCCATCACGGAGAATGCGACATCCGGACCTGGTGCGCCGGGGCGTCAGGGGCTAGGTGGGCCCGGGATGCGTGGCAGGTCGGGCCGGGCGAGATCGGGCCGGGCGGGATCGGGGAGGGTGAGCTCGGTCGGGCCGAATCGGTCGGTGAGGAAGCGGCTGTGCGCGAGCAACTGGGCCGTGTCGCCGCGGGCGGCCGCCTCGGTGACCTCACG
Coding sequences within:
- a CDS encoding glycosyltransferase 87 family protein; protein product: MTTGVVAALVVLAVMIAPQPQTDFAVYRLGGQAVWDGSALYQVRTAAGLPFTYPPIAAVLFTPFAAIPLGVAEVVWAALTVAALILLLSRLRAWLIPPTDTARAAGVGRALGSRWAPPLLLVAALATEPVRSTIIFGQVNILLMLAVWLDAGPGRRSTPFARLPPGALTGLAAAVKLTPLIFVAYLWLAGRRRVAIAAAGTFLAAHAVAFALAPAASRAYWGGVFADPGRIGSVTYAGNQSLSGAMTRIWGDGASVVQIHRLVVAAVAVAGLVLAVRLHRRGEPVAGLLACAVTGLLVSPISWSHHWVWAVPTLLWLATHATHATHATHATHATHGTDGTDGTDGTDGRASRRYVGAALAGYVLFVASPVWWITPHDQNWPHRRDPTILLTNAYVIAGVVLLVTLARVAGRRDLYRPSRRMRHPDLVRRGVRG